Part of the Cydia pomonella isolate Wapato2018A chromosome 5, ilCydPomo1, whole genome shotgun sequence genome is shown below.
AAGTACCGTCTGGGACTCTGGGCGTTTCATAAAAACAGATTGCATTCTTTCTCCATATTTATCTCTTTAGGGTTATCAGAGTTCAACCTTGATACAAAAcctttggttttatttttaatttattagtctTTTGATGACgtctatacaaatacatataatagtagtgttgtattgtatgattaTTAATCCAATTTGgatatatgtattaaataggtattattgTATTCAATACCAAATCCAACTTGATACTTCCAGAAAAGACGTGACATATCTCAATATCTACAGTATCTAGCGgcaaataatctatcatatttttcagatacatttttatgatttttttggtatcttCTCAAAAACCGCTTTagcgatttcgatgaaatttacaataacataaCAAATCGACAGTTCGATCAACCTAGGGTTCCGCATCGGCATTGTGCTGACGTGGCATATATAAATATGgtcgtgatgatgatgatacaatCATTGTTAAATTGACATAAAGTCTAATTTCACGAATTTACGAATGAATGCCTTAAAATAGCAATATGATTGTTTTTTTGCCGCTACTGTaaatattagaatataaatCAACCCAGATGTAAGTAAAAACTTCGAATTAAGTACTATTTCACAGCCATTTAATAtgacacttaattaagaaaattaGTCTGATTTGCTTCTGATTTCTGAcctttaacttttgtttttacatttacGTACTCAAATGTAACATAAAGGTTGTGCACCGCTGCATTTAAGTGCATTATTTTGACGTTATAAACAATTAACAAGTGCTTCGTTTGTTGCAtccttttttaatatttgatattttctcAGTGAGAAAGAGACAatgttacataataaataaatgtaatgactgACTTAATAGCTCACAAGTACCATATGATGCACAATAATAATGGATCTTATGGCAGCGGTAAGTTACAATTACCTTCGTTTAATTAAATGTTGAAGCTTGTTTGTCGCCACAATGAGTGACTACCCTGTTATTATAATGTTAAAGTTATCTATTCGCATAATATGCACAATGGTAATTAAAGTGTAGATATGGGCAATAAACTGGATAATGTGAAATTTTCAAACGATTTCGTAGCGAGTGATCTACTGGACAGCCATGTGCTGGGGCGAGACAAGCTGGAGGAGCCCGCGATGGAGAGATCCACGAGGTCCAGCCTGGACGCCAACAGTGTTGACGTGAGTCAAGTATACTATGTGCATCTACCATACCATATAATTACGCTGTTTAACGACACTTTTTCTTTGCACTCAACGCTTTATCGAGTTTTAATGTCTTCCTGGTTCAAGTCCATTTTAATttcagttcagttttttttaattgagctTGAGTGCGTAGCTTCAATGAAAATGCAAGATGTAAGCAGCTATTCTTCAGTGTTGATATCTAACGTACTACTTTTAGGGGCGTTTCCATAAAATAGTACCTGTTGTAGggtttgatttattttacaCGATATAATTATTTCAGATCGGTGAAATAACTGAATCTCCAGATACTGAGTATATGAGTACGTCTGCTATTCTACACTATTGTAAATCTAAGGTTAGTAATTATCATTTCTAATTTCTTACCTGTAGATCTAAATGTATGTTGTTATTTATAGAAACATTTGGACACCGTTTTGACATTTCATAGGGAGAAATTTGATTTTTACAGAAACTAGCCaagtattatattaataactaaaGTATTCGTAGAATCcttatttaacataatattgttttaatttcagATATTGCTTCCGTATCTTAAGCTTTTAACAATAATGGGATTGCGTCCAGTCGTCGATTCCTCGAATTCCTCAAGAGTCTCCATATGTTTGTCACACTTCCATTCTGCGCAAGTTGCAGTATTTATGTGTTTAGGATACATTCTTCAGTATATGGCATGTTTCAGGTAAGgtttacaaaattatataattttaaatacttatctATACGACTTTTTCTAACCCACTTTACGAGTATGTAATtcaaataggtacctatcttTACTCTTTAATAGATGTGCATGAAAAAGTcttattacaaaattttaagATTTAAATTCGAATACTAAGTGGTCCCCAGTATACTTATAAAAAGTAGCCAATGATATACCTTGTCTGCGCCCATGGGCTACGACGTCCACTTGCTTCCTGTAAGGCCGTACGatgtatgatgatgatgaacctcaataagacttgtgtgtGTGTACTAGTCGACGGTATATATAAGATAtagttatataagtatttacatagaaaacttccgtaactcaggaacaaatatttgtgataaataaatgtccttatcCTTACTAGAATTCGACCCTGTGATCTCCTGcttaggcagagtcactaccgatTAGGCTGTAAGGCCGTCAAAGTTTACGAATTTTCAGTTTATAGCGTGTCCATCGtcgtgtaaaaaaaatatataatatacttttttattacaatgtCGTTGTTCGTTAATTCCAGACGAGACCGAGGTTTCTGCTACAAGCTGGTGCCGCTGGCGCTGGAGTCCTCACTAGAGTACGAGACGTACAAGCAAGTGTGCTACGGGAACGTGACGCTGACGTACGTCGGGCCCAGCGTACTGCACTTCCTGGGGTTCCTCTACGCTCTCTATTTGTTTAGAATATCCGATAATGAGCAGCTCCAGAATCTTATGGAAAGGGTAAGATTCGTTcacatttatatacaaattGTTAAGTTAGAATGGCGGAAAAATGCCATAACgattgtcatgatttatttatgtttacattaaaGATAGCAGTTgagtattaatttaaatatgcaACATTGGATTACCCCGATAAATACAGGGGcagttgggaaaataacattatactagGTACTGGCAACACGGTAGGTAGTGGGGAGACGGATCaggttggacaggctcgttcacttgggtcgAGGCAGTCAAACAGAACACATTGTGAAGGATCGATCTGATCAGAGTACCTTTTggaggagtgtacaggtttttaaagggtcgacaacgcgcatctaacacctctggagttgcaggcgtccataggctacggtgacggcttaccatcaggcgggccgtaggcttgtttgccaccgacgtggtattaaaaaaaacctgcaAGTACCTCGATTGTTGTATTAGTAATTGTTAGAGTAACCATACGACAATAATCTTCACACGATGTAGCCAATGTTTTTTCACTTGGAAATGTAGCAATTCATAAAATTACACTTTTTGAAGCATTTGAGCTTGCATTGACCAATTAATTAACACGCCATTGAGTAGTATTTATTTGTTGAATCTATTTTCCAGGTATTTCTGCTATCGTCGTATACACAGCAGGGCATGGCCTCTGCCAACCCAAAGCGGCTCTTACGTCTGCTGTGGGCGTTCATCATACTGAGTGTGTTGTGGATGTGCCTGTCGCTCTGTTCGGTCAACCTGATGATGGCTGAGGGTACTATTATGTTTCGGTGGATGGAAGAAAGGTAATttttatatgaatctatattaTATAGCTATCTGTCCGATCGAACACAGAACGTGAAGTACGGACCCTATATATCCGAGATTTACGGCTCGCGTTCCGGCATTAGTCAAGGGTCTAACTTGGGATCATTCCTCTTTGTACTGctcataaatgacttgccattagAAGTGCACTTTTGTTTGCAGACGACGTAAAGCTAATAAGATCGGTCGAAAGCGAGAAGGATTGTCAGGAATTACAGGTAGATGTCGACGCGGTCTACCGTTGGAGCctcaaaaacaaattatattttaactcgAGTAAGTGCGAGACCTTTTCGCGATCGCGTGGTCCTATTGAGTACGAGTATGCCATCGGTGATGTTTGTATAGCGCGGTCGGCCCGCGTCCGTGATCTAGGTGTGCTCTTCGACCCTGCACTTTCATTTCGCGATCATGTTCACGCAGTGACTGATGCGGCGTACAAGAGGCTCGGATTAGTTTTGCGTAATTCTGGGTCCCTGAGCGTTTACGCCACTCGCGTGCTCTATACTGCACTCGTCCGGAGTTTGCTGTAGACGAATTCTGTAGTCTGGAGTCCGCATgagaataaatatattcttatgTTGGAACAGGTCCAGAAAATGTACCTAAGGGCTTTGTACAAGAGGATATACGTCTATTATCCTTACATGTACCCCACCTTGTTCTTACAGGGTCAACTAGGGTATGACTCCTTACAGTTGCGAAGGTCGCTCTCCTTAGCCAAGTTTATATTAGCAatctttagaaataaaattgataGTATAAAACTTGTCGAAGTCTGTGTGCGCCTGTTTGTACCTAACCAATACACCCGCGCGCGACGGCACCCGCTGCTGGCGGGGCggggggcgcggcgcgcgggcggGCACGCAGGCGCACGCGCAGGCGCCGGTCGCGCGCGCTCACGCACTGCTCAACTCCCTGCTCGAGGCGCTGCCACAGTGCGATTTGTTAGTGAGTGCGATGGGGCGAGTGATAATGGAATGCAAGAGGATATTAGAAAGAGAGATGCCTGAGAGTACTATACCGTTATGAATTCCTGTGTCTTAGCTGCTCATGTGTTATtgctttataatgttaatgcttTATGTTGTTAATGTGTTCCAATCTGTGCCGCTTTGGCAAGtttggcattagctgtaaggcgcaatttgttatttgaaataaataaataaataataataaataatattacaatttaacACTAGGTACACAAAAAAAAGAAGGCACGAAATGTCATACATCTGTCCAACCTGCGTTCATCGATGGAACAAGATAAGCGAGATTTAAACGCTGGTAAATGCGTTCTCTTTTAAAAAATGTCGCGAAACAATCAGCGAGCAAATTCTTTTCAATATTGTTAGTACCCCTGTGACCTATTTGGTAGACTGATTTTACCTCcattctaaaaaaatacaattaccaTAGTATTCTACCGTTTTACCCCCGGTTTTGGAACGGGTGCAAAAGACATTCGTATTTCCACGATATGAGTAACggataaaaatagtataaatttaGTGGGTAAATATTAAGATATagtgaaataataaaactttcaATTTAGACCGTTTTCGAAGAGAAacaagtacctaattaatattaGTGTTTTCAGTTCAAAACAAACCCTATTAATCCTGAAGATCCTGCTGGTAGCATGCACGCTGGTCCACGACATGGTGCAGGCGACCATCATCACGAGCTACTGCCTGCAGGCGCAGCTGCTGCAGGCGCACCTCATGTACCTCAAGGAGCGGCTGCTCAACAGATCCACCACGCCACTCAACTGGATGCGAGTGAGTCCCTACTCAACGTTATTACATTAAATCAATATGCTACAATAAAGTGAACATGTTCGTGTGACGGttgatgattattttactttatttcctcgcatgtttggagaaaagcactatatatgcctcggcaggaacagcaattcgtgaaTTCGTCTTTTTTCgaaaaatcgaaactcatccacgaattgccatttcccggcctctgcaataatgtactaatttTCAAAGTAGCAACCCGGCCCGGTTTCGCACGGATACCTATAAACTTAACAAAGTATATAGCGtataaaaatccgttcagtaattTTTGGGTTAATCGCAAAcatatagacagacagacgcggcgggagactttgttttataagatgtggTGACTATGTTGGCGGAACACGCAAAAAAATGAACACAAAAAAGCGCTGCTCGTCATTAAATAACGACGTGCTATTCGCTCCGTGCATGACTGTGGCGCCGCCCTAGTGGGTGTGGGATATATTGCttatttgacagttgacagCTGCCAAATAGTATCAAGATGTCGTCCCacgaaagttcatattttcaccaCGCAGCTGTTTTCGCTTGTGATTCACCCACCACCAACTTCGGACACAGGACATAATGTCATTTGAACCACGATCCTACTTAAATGTCCGAAGATGTTCTTGTCGTTGTTCATATCCTGCGGTAATGAGACACATTATTATTACAGGAGATCGCAGAGTTCCAGAAGCTCCTCAAGTATCTGAACGACGACCTGGCGCCGGCGGTGTGCCTGTTCACGATCGTGAACATCTCGTGGGTGGCGTCGGGCGCCATGTGGATGTACAGCCTGGACAAGGTCGACACGCAGACGGAGCCCATCGTCGGCATCAGTCTGCTCAACTTGCTGTTGTGGGTCTCGGCGGCTATCGTGCCCTTTATACAGGTACACACTTTgtcaaaggaccatgggcaactttgaaTGGAGCttggtccaaaaaccaacagaaacGAGAGTTAGGTAATTAGATAGATCTATGTCCTTTATTTCGTTCAATGGGCACCAAgcgaaattccattgcagaactaaGTTATTTgcattttagtcaaaatgtcatcacccttattacctaggcaatatagcccaagtaagtaaattaattgctgcagggtagatgtACGCGCACCGCTGCGAGCGCGGCAAGCCATTTGCCGCGCTCGCCCAGcggtggactctattgcctaggtaataagggtcatgacattttgactaaaatacaaatatcaattctgcaatggaattccgcttggtgtccatagaacgaaatgaagtatatatgtataaatacctatctaatgacctaattctcaactctgttggttttCGGCCcgttttgacgcatagtcctttaACATCAAGTCACAAAATGTATGCCACGTTTTAATTAATCTACTTTAGCTGTCAAATCTGCGGCTACGATGATTTGCACTACTTTAAGTTTTTTAGTATTCGTTGTTGGTAACTAATtttgaccgcggccggcaaaacgtcccactttgtcgcttgccataaagacgagatttgcttgtatctttatacgaataacctgtcaaggcatacttatggcaagcgacaaagtgggacgttttgccggccgcggtcacaattaTCAAGTCTATCTTTGGTAACCTGCTAAAGCCCAGCCGTATAAAGAGGAACATTTAAAACTTGCTCGTGAAATGTTAACATACAGTGTA
Proteins encoded:
- the LOC133517735 gene encoding uncharacterized protein LOC133517735 isoform X1 produces the protein MTDLIAHKYHMMHNNNGSYGSASDLLDSHVLGRDKLEEPAMERSTRSSLDANSVDIGEITESPDTEYMSTSAILHYCKSKILLPYLKLLTIMGLRPVVDSSNSSRVSICLSHFHSAQVAVFMCLGYILQYMACFRRDRGFCYKLVPLALESSLEYETYKQVCYGNVTLTYVGPSVLHFLGFLYALYLFRISDNEQLQNLMERVFLLSSYTQQGMASANPKRLLRLLWAFIILSVLWMCLSLCSVNLMMAEGTIMFRWMEESVFSSKQTLLILKILLVACTLVHDMVQATIITSYCLQAQLLQAHLMYLKERLLNRSTTPLNWMREIAEFQKLLKYLNDDLAPAVCLFTIVNISWVASGAMWMYSLDKVDTQTEPIVGISLLNLLLWVSAAIVPFIQAARLSKECRRTESVGHELCVRPFLHQDTPHEDVAAVLMYSTTLRLRAKLFHHPVAGRYLWLVLTITLVGLFSLGMCHYI
- the LOC133517735 gene encoding uncharacterized protein LOC133517735 isoform X2 produces the protein MTDLIAHKYHMMHNNNGSYGSASDLLDSHVLGRDKLEEPAMERSTRSSLDANSVDIGEITESPDTEYMSTSAILHYCKSKILLPYLKLLTIMGLRPVVDSSNSSRVSICLSHFHSAQVAVFMCLGYILQYMACFRRDRGFCYKLVPLALESSLEYETYKQVCYGNVTLTYVGPSVLHFLGFLYALYLFRISDNEQLQNLMERVFLLSSYTQQGMASANPKRLLRLLWAFIILSVLWMCLSLCSVNLMMAEGTIMFRWMEESSKQTLLILKILLVACTLVHDMVQATIITSYCLQAQLLQAHLMYLKERLLNRSTTPLNWMREIAEFQKLLKYLNDDLAPAVCLFTIVNISWVASGAMWMYSLDKVDTQTEPIVGISLLNLLLWVSAAIVPFIQAARLSKECRRTESVGHELCVRPFLHQDTPHEDVAAVLMYSTTLRLRAKLFHHPVAGRYLWLVLTITLVGLFSLGMCHYI